Genomic segment of Nostoc sp. TCL240-02:
GGCTTTATTGGGTATTGGTGATTGGGGATTGGGTACTGGGTATTGGGTATTGGATATTGGGTATTTGGATAACTTTTTCCCAGTTCCTAGTCCCCAGTCCCTAGTCCCCAGTCCCCAGTCCCCAATCCCTAATAGTGATTTCCGACTTTGCGGTGATGCACAGCAGTTAAAGCATCGGGTTTAGAAACTCTTCCAGCATAGACGGTACTGTATACTGCCCAATGGTCGCCGCAATCCATTCTACTGACGACTTCGCACTCCATGTAGGCGAGGGCATCGTTGAGGATGGGCGCACCATTTTCGGCTGGCTGGGTTCTCACTCCTTGAAAGCGATCAGCACCAGGGCCGAATCGTTTCAAAAAGTGCTTCATGAGGGGTTGGAAATTGCCTTCTTCTAAAACGTTGAGAACAAAGCGATCGCCTACTTGCATGAGTGATTCAATTGCCCGATCTTTGGCTACTGCAATGGAAAATCCCAAGGGTTTGAAGCTGGCTTGAGCAACCCACGAGGCTAACATAGCACTGGATACATCACCTTTTTTGGCAGTGATAATATATAATCCGCCACTGAGTCTACCGAGTGCTTTATCTAAGTCAGCACCAAGAGATTTCATCGCTTTGATGCTGCGATCGCGTGTTACCCATTGAGCTAAGTCTGTACCCGCTTCTTCACACAACTTGTAGGTATTTTCTGTAGGCGCTTCTTTAATCCGAATGGCTGGAAAAACTGTTATTAAACCTAAATTACGGAATTTACTCAGCAAAGGATCTATCGGCTCATCATCGCCACCGCCACTTTCAAACACGCCGATGGCTTGCTTTTCTTTGGCAGATCCTAAAACTGTGCTGAGTGCAGATTGGATGCTCGCAGCACCAGAAGCCGGAGGTAGACCAACAATTAGCCCTGCACAACGGCTAACCAGTTCCCGCAGTTCTTGTAAATCGACTTCAGAACCCAAATCGACAATTTCCACGGCGACACCGGTTTTACCGATACCGTTAGCAATTGCTTGGGCGAGGCGATCGCTATATCCATATTCAGAAACGTAAAATATTCCAACTATCGTTTCTGGCTTGGCTTGGGTTTGACTCCAAGTGCGGTAACGTCCAACTAGTTCCTCAACATTGTGAGATAGTAATGGGCCGTGTCCTGTGGCAATCATATCGATGGTTTTCAGTTCTCCCATCCGCTTCAGGGCAGATAAAACTGACCGGGCATTTGGCCCCATCAAGCAATCGTAGTAGTAGTGAAAGTCTTCTTCGATCGCTGCCAAGTCTTCATCAAAGGTGCTATCTGAGCAATAGTGCAGTCCAAAAGCATCGCAGGTGTAGAGAGTTTTGGTTTTGTGGTCGAAGCTGAAAATAGTATCCGGCCAATGTAAATTTGGAGCAATCACGAATTCAAATTCATGACCATTGCCCAAATCTAAGCGATCGCCATTTTTCACAATCCGCCGCTTGAATGGCTGATGTACGAAATCCTCAAGAAACTGAATCGCCACCTTAGAACCGACAACGGTAATTTCTGGAGCCATAAGCAGCAAATCTTTAACTAAACCGCTATGGTCTGGCTCAGTGTGGCTGATAATTAGATAATCAATATCTGTTGGGTTGATTAGTCCGGTGAGCGTATCAAAATATAGCTGACGAAACTTTTCATGGGAGGTATCAACTAAAGCAGTCTGCCCCCCACGGATGAGAAACGAGTTATAAGTAGTGCCGTTTTGCAAACCAAACTCAATATCGAAGCGATCGCGATCCCAGTCTAAAGAGCGAATTGCCGTCGTCTCTTGAGCGATTTCCACAGTCTGTATGGTGAGCCGTTTTTCAGTTTTTTCGGTGAGCGCTACCATAACTCCCTCCTTGACACAATGAGTATTTGTTCCTCTTCTTTATATTGTGACACGTGATGAATGTTAATTTTTATTAAAAAATCTATGTCTGACTTAAAAAAGTTAAAAGTGTGAAACCGCAGAAGTACAGAGAGGAAATTTGGCTAGCGTTGGAAATTGGGAACTCTCGGCTGCATTGGGCGTTGTTTATTGGCGAGACGCTTTACTCAGCTTGGGATACTGACTATCTTCCTGAGTCTGCTATACGACAGTTGGCTGAATGTCAAACCCTGAATGATTTACTGGAGAATATTTTTCCAGAAGGTGAATCTCTCACAAATACTCTGCCCCTTTGCCCTCTTTTCGTCGCCTCCGTAGTTCCCAGCCAAACTGCTATTTGGCAAACTTACCCAAATACTCATCTTATTACATTAGACCAAGTACCACTAAAGGGTGTTTATCCCACACTAGGAATTGACCGCGCTTTAGCTTTGTGGGGGGCAGGGAAAACGTGGAGTTTTCCAATGTTGGTAATTGATGCTGGGACAGCGCTAACTTTTACGGCTGCGGATGCTAATGAGTGTCTAGTTGGAGGTGCAATTTTGCCGGGTTTAGGTTTACAACTTACATCTCTCGGTCAAAAAACCGGACAATTACCATTAGTAGAAATGCGAGATTTTGCGTCTCTACCACCGCGTTTTGCTCTCAATACTACAGAAGCAATTCAAAGTGGAGTGCTTTATACAATATTAGCTGGAATCAAAGATTTTATTGAAGAATGGATGCAATTATTTCCTGATGGCAAAATTGCGATTAAAGGCGGCGATCGCACTTTATTATTAAACTATATGCAAGTCTTATATCCTGAAATTACGGCACGTTTAATTGTAGAATCCAATTTAATTTTTTGGGGAATGCGGGAAATAGTAATAGGAAATAGGTAATATAGCAATCCGATTTGAATTTTGAAAAAATCAAAATCTAAGTATATGTAGGTGAGTTGCGTTTTGGTAACGCACTCTACGTGTATTTTAAAAATCAAATATGAGTCCTATAGTAATCTGGATTTTTACGGCTACTCTCAAAACGAATGCAAGGAAGGAAAACAGAGCTAGGTAATGATGGCATAGAATGGAGATATAAATTCCTCTCTGGTAATGAAATAATATGCCTAAAACATCACATTTCGATGGGATTATGCAACAACTAAATGCCCTTTCTTTGGCAGAATTGCTAGCAATAAGGGCAAGAGTCGATACCTTGATTGAGGGTCAATCTTTGCCATTGAGTAAAGGTCAAAGACGTTTATTTCGTTCTGAGAACACTTCTATCACTCAAAGAGTTTTGATCGGGTTATAGTTGTGACAACAAACTTGAAACACATATCACGCTTTGAGAGTGAAGGAATATTTGTAGTGGATTGGCAGCAAACTCTTAATGAGCTAGTTTAATTCGTTTAACTTATAGCTTTTTAAGATACCTTCGATAAACTCCCGAATCTCAAGTGCTACAACCCCAGCACAAGATTCCGGTAAATCATTTCTGGCATGGGAAATCATTTTCAACTCAACTTTCGGCATCAGTTGAGCATAAACCCGACTCTTGGCTAAAGCATTTGGTGTATCTTGGCCACCTTGTAAAATAAAACCCGGCACATCTATCATATAAAGCCGCTTTTGCAGTAATTCCGCTTCAATTTCTATTTGTCGCCGTTTGAAAAGTAACTGGCAACCTCTGGGATAAGGCAATAGCGACTGACGTAACTGCAAGTCTTGGGCAATTTTCTCATGCCAACCCAAGATTTTAGTTAAGGGAATTAGCGATCGCAACAATTTAACTATTAGTGGTGGATAATTCAATAGTCGCCGCATCTTTCGGCAATACTCTTCAAGTCCAGCTATCTCTACACCCTCTGGTGCAACCAGTACCAAACCATCGATTTTATCAGGATACTTTAAAGCATAGCTAGCAGCAATCCAACCCCCAAGAGAATGTCCTACTAAATATACTTTTTCTAGCTTGACAGCTTGCAGAAATTCAGCTAAACACTCTACTTGTAAATCTATCGAATGGTGGATATTAGGATTCTCTGACTCACCAAACCCTAACAAATCAGGTGCAAAGCAATGGAAATCTTGTGCAAGGGACTCCATCACAGATAACCACTGACTGCTTTCATTCCAAGTACCATGTAAAAAAATTATAGGAGTTTTTTCACCAATTTCACGCCAGAATACCAGCCCTTGAGAGAGCTTTATCCGGGAGTTACGGAATAGTGTATTCATTTTAATTTAGTAGTTAACTTTTAGCACCATAATAAATAGTCATTTGTCATTAGTCATTTGTCATTAGTTTTGGGCAAATTATAAACAGAGAAGTCTGAACCGTTAGCGTAGCGTCTCGTAAAGCCTGCGGCATAGCCACTCTTAAGGCGCAGCCTCTCGTAGAAAAGCTTCCTTAAATCAGAACTTTGGCGGCAAATGACCAATGACTAATAACAAAATATTATTATGCCAGTGTTGTCAAGCCATTTAAGTAGTCTTGCAACTGCCGAGTATGGTCGTGAGACATCTGTCCTGAAGGTAGCAAATTTGGAGAGAAAGCTTGGATTTCCATAACTTCCAAAGTATCTTGAATCTCCATTGTCCCATGCACCTCGGCTTCAACCACAATACAAATTGAATGGATTCTGGGATCACGGTCTGGTGCAGAGTAAACTCCTACCAAACGATTAATTTTCACCAATTCTAGCCCCGTTTCCTCAATCAATTCCCGGCGGACTGTGTTGGGAATATCCTCTCCCCAATCCACAATGCCTCCAGGCAATGCCCAAAGACCATCATCACGCCGCCGGATCAGTACTATCCGACCATCAGGTAAAATTGGGATGATACTAGTGCCAGTAATGGGATGACGAAATATAATACCCAATACTGTTTGTCCAATACGCCATAAGCTACGTGTGGACTGGACAGCTGCCGGAAAAAAAGCAATAACGTTCAATCTTCAAAATTTCTATGTTGTATTCTATATTTCTCTACCACTTACATAAACTCAACTCATAAAATTTCATCGAGTTTTGTTTTATACAAAAATGTT
This window contains:
- a CDS encoding diflavin flavoprotein, producing MVALTEKTEKRLTIQTVEIAQETTAIRSLDWDRDRFDIEFGLQNGTTYNSFLIRGGQTALVDTSHEKFRQLYFDTLTGLINPTDIDYLIISHTEPDHSGLVKDLLLMAPEITVVGSKVAIQFLEDFVHQPFKRRIVKNGDRLDLGNGHEFEFVIAPNLHWPDTIFSFDHKTKTLYTCDAFGLHYCSDSTFDEDLAAIEEDFHYYYDCLMGPNARSVLSALKRMGELKTIDMIATGHGPLLSHNVEELVGRYRTWSQTQAKPETIVGIFYVSEYGYSDRLAQAIANGIGKTGVAVEIVDLGSEVDLQELRELVSRCAGLIVGLPPASGAASIQSALSTVLGSAKEKQAIGVFESGGGDDEPIDPLLSKFRNLGLITVFPAIRIKEAPTENTYKLCEEAGTDLAQWVTRDRSIKAMKSLGADLDKALGRLSGGLYIITAKKGDVSSAMLASWVAQASFKPLGFSIAVAKDRAIESLMQVGDRFVLNVLEEGNFQPLMKHFLKRFGPGADRFQGVRTQPAENGAPILNDALAYMECEVVSRMDCGDHWAVYSTVYAGRVSKPDALTAVHHRKVGNHY
- a CDS encoding pantothenate kinase, giving the protein MKPQKYREEIWLALEIGNSRLHWALFIGETLYSAWDTDYLPESAIRQLAECQTLNDLLENIFPEGESLTNTLPLCPLFVASVVPSQTAIWQTYPNTHLITLDQVPLKGVYPTLGIDRALALWGAGKTWSFPMLVIDAGTALTFTAADANECLVGGAILPGLGLQLTSLGQKTGQLPLVEMRDFASLPPRFALNTTEAIQSGVLYTILAGIKDFIEEWMQLFPDGKIAIKGGDRTLLLNYMQVLYPEITARLIVESNLIFWGMREIVIGNR
- a CDS encoding alpha/beta fold hydrolase — encoded protein: MNTLFRNSRIKLSQGLVFWREIGEKTPIIFLHGTWNESSQWLSVMESLAQDFHCFAPDLLGFGESENPNIHHSIDLQVECLAEFLQAVKLEKVYLVGHSLGGWIAASYALKYPDKIDGLVLVAPEGVEIAGLEEYCRKMRRLLNYPPLIVKLLRSLIPLTKILGWHEKIAQDLQLRQSLLPYPRGCQLLFKRRQIEIEAELLQKRLYMIDVPGFILQGGQDTPNALAKSRVYAQLMPKVELKMISHARNDLPESCAGVVALEIREFIEGILKSYKLNELN
- a CDS encoding NUDIX hydrolase, giving the protein MNVIAFFPAAVQSTRSLWRIGQTVLGIIFRHPITGTSIIPILPDGRIVLIRRRDDGLWALPGGIVDWGEDIPNTVRRELIEETGLELVKINRLVGVYSAPDRDPRIHSICIVVEAEVHGTMEIQDTLEVMEIQAFSPNLLPSGQMSHDHTRQLQDYLNGLTTLA